One genomic window of Cellulophaga sp. Hel_I_12 includes the following:
- the hisH gene encoding imidazole glycerol phosphate synthase subunit HisH, with protein MNKDKHKESKSSPLGSGGGLVIIDYGAGNIQSIMFAIQRLGFKAVLSSDAAQILAADKVIFPGVGEASSAMQKLRSSGLDGLIPQLKQPVLGICLGMQLMCTSSEEGNTKGLGIFDLDILKFSNQEKVPQIGWNQIKNLKSDLFEGISENEYMYMVHSFYAPLCAHTIATSDYGIEYSAALHKDNFYGTQFHPEKSSAMGEQILLNFLTLTNTA; from the coding sequence ATGAATAAAGATAAACATAAAGAAAGTAAAAGCTCCCCCTTGGGGAGCGGGGGGGGCTTGGTCATCATTGATTACGGAGCAGGTAACATCCAAAGTATCATGTTCGCGATACAACGTCTAGGTTTTAAAGCCGTTTTAAGTAGTGATGCAGCTCAAATTTTAGCGGCTGATAAAGTTATTTTCCCTGGGGTTGGTGAAGCGAGTAGCGCAATGCAGAAACTTAGGTCAAGTGGGTTAGATGGCTTGATTCCCCAACTTAAACAACCTGTTTTAGGCATTTGTTTAGGAATGCAGTTAATGTGTACTTCTTCCGAAGAAGGGAATACCAAAGGATTAGGCATTTTTGATCTCGATATCTTAAAGTTTTCGAATCAAGAAAAAGTTCCACAAATTGGTTGGAATCAAATTAAAAATTTAAAATCTGATTTATTTGAGGGTATCTCAGAAAACGAATATATGTATATGGTGCATAGTTTTTATGCACCATTATGCGCACATACTATTGCCACATCTGATTACGGAATTGAGTACAGTGCTGCCTTGCATAAAGATAATTTTTATGGCACCCAGTTTCACCCAGAGAAGAGTAGTGCTATGGGGGAGCAAATCCTTTTGAATTTCTTAACCTTAACAAATACAGCGTAA
- the hisB gene encoding bifunctional histidinol-phosphatase/imidazoleglycerol-phosphate dehydratase HisB: MKKVLFIDRDGTIIKEPGDEQVDAFEKLIFYPNVFTYLGKIARELDYELVMITNQDGLGTAAFPEDTFWPVQNFIVQSFENEGVVFDNIVIDKTFPHENAETRKPKTGLLTEYFSENYDLANSYVIGDRLTDIELAKNLGSKGIFINDFTELGMDEISVKRNELERLIALETNDWKKIHEFLKLRDRVAEISRKTNETDIQIKINLDGSGKSTIATGLAFFDHMLDQLARHGQMDLDIQVQGDLEVDEHHTIEDTAIALGEVFHKALSNKLGIERYGFCLPMDDCLAQVAIDFGGRNWLVWEAEFKREKIGEMPTEMFYHFFKSFTDGAKANLNIKAEGTNEHHKIEAIFKAFAKAIKVAVKRDVDKMILPSTKGML, encoded by the coding sequence ATGAAAAAAGTACTTTTTATAGATCGAGACGGAACGATTATTAAAGAACCGGGAGACGAGCAGGTTGATGCTTTTGAAAAACTAATCTTTTATCCAAATGTCTTCACCTATTTAGGTAAAATAGCCAGAGAATTAGACTATGAACTCGTTATGATTACCAATCAAGATGGCTTGGGAACAGCGGCTTTTCCTGAAGATACCTTCTGGCCTGTTCAGAATTTTATTGTTCAATCTTTCGAAAATGAAGGGGTTGTATTTGATAACATTGTGATTGATAAAACTTTTCCGCATGAAAATGCCGAAACACGTAAGCCAAAAACAGGTTTATTAACAGAGTATTTTTCTGAAAACTATGATTTGGCAAACTCTTATGTTATTGGTGATCGTTTAACAGATATTGAATTGGCAAAAAATTTAGGTTCAAAAGGTATTTTTATCAATGATTTTACGGAATTAGGGATGGATGAAATTAGCGTCAAAAGAAATGAGTTAGAAAGGCTAATTGCACTAGAAACCAATGATTGGAAGAAAATACATGAGTTTTTAAAACTACGCGATAGAGTTGCAGAAATAAGTCGGAAAACCAATGAAACAGACATTCAGATAAAAATTAACTTAGACGGTTCAGGGAAAAGTACCATTGCAACAGGATTGGCTTTTTTTGATCATATGTTAGATCAATTAGCGCGTCATGGGCAGATGGATTTAGACATCCAAGTTCAGGGCGATTTAGAGGTTGATGAGCATCACACTATCGAAGACACAGCCATTGCATTAGGAGAAGTATTTCATAAGGCATTATCAAACAAATTAGGGATAGAACGCTATGGGTTTTGTTTACCAATGGATGACTGCTTGGCGCAAGTAGCGATAGACTTTGGAGGAAGAAATTGGTTGGTTTGGGAGGCTGAATTTAAGCGCGAAAAAATAGGAGAGATGCCTACTGAAATGTTTTATCACTTCTTTAAATCCTTTACCGATGGCGCAAAAGCCAATCTGAATATAAAAGCCGAAGGTACCAATGAGCATCATAAAATTGAAGCTATTTTTAAAGCCTTTGCCAAAGCCATAAAAGTTGCTGTAAAACGCGATGTTGACAAGATGATATTGCCGTCAACCAAGGGAATGTTGTAA
- the hisC gene encoding histidinol-phosphate transaminase, whose amino-acid sequence MNKFNIQNLVRENVRGLKPYSSARDEYVSDGSEMIFLDANENPFENGVNRYPDPQQRNLKAVLAKQKGVKPENILFGNGSDEVLDLIFRAFCEPKEDNIITLPPTYGMYNVLAGINNVENKEIQLTLDFEPDVAAILKKADAHSKIVFLCSPNNPTANSFAKDKVLTLLQEFKGVVVIDEAYIDFSKEESWLQELKNYNNLIITQTLSKAYGMAGIRLGICFASEEIIAILNKIKPPYNVNELSQQRALERVLDLEAIQSEVAVILSERTLLSKALHELNYVHSVFASDANFILVKVDDATIRYQQLLKLGIVVRNRTSQPLCENTLRLTVGTKQENVRLISALKLISQF is encoded by the coding sequence ATGAATAAGTTCAACATACAAAACCTTGTACGAGAAAATGTTAGGGGTTTAAAGCCTTACTCTTCAGCACGGGATGAATATGTCTCTGACGGTTCTGAGATGATTTTTTTAGATGCTAACGAAAATCCTTTTGAAAACGGGGTTAATCGGTATCCTGACCCACAACAACGTAACTTAAAGGCTGTTTTAGCGAAGCAGAAAGGGGTAAAGCCTGAAAATATACTTTTTGGAAATGGAAGTGACGAAGTATTAGATTTAATTTTTAGAGCTTTTTGTGAGCCCAAGGAAGATAATATTATTACGTTACCCCCAACATACGGTATGTATAATGTATTGGCAGGGATTAATAATGTTGAGAATAAAGAAATTCAATTAACATTAGACTTTGAGCCTGATGTAGCTGCAATTCTTAAGAAAGCAGACGCTCATTCTAAAATAGTATTTCTATGTTCTCCTAATAACCCCACAGCCAACAGCTTTGCAAAAGATAAAGTGCTTACCTTACTACAAGAATTTAAAGGTGTAGTAGTCATCGATGAGGCCTATATTGATTTTTCGAAAGAAGAAAGCTGGTTGCAGGAATTAAAGAATTATAATAACTTAATTATTACTCAAACCTTATCGAAAGCCTATGGTATGGCAGGAATACGTTTGGGAATTTGTTTTGCCTCCGAAGAAATAATCGCCATTCTAAATAAAATTAAACCGCCCTATAATGTGAATGAATTGTCACAGCAAAGGGCTTTAGAAAGAGTTTTAGACCTAGAGGCTATACAATCGGAAGTAGCTGTAATTTTGTCTGAAAGAACACTTTTATCTAAAGCCTTACATGAATTAAATTACGTGCATAGCGTATTTGCATCAGATGCGAATTTTATTTTAGTAAAAGTGGACGATGCCACAATCCGGTATCAACAATTGTTGAAATTGGGTATAGTAGTTCGTAACAGAACAAGTCAGCCTTTATGTGAAAATACCCTGAGATTAACAGTAGGAACTAAACAAGAGAATGTGAGATTGATTTCAGCATTGAAATTAATTTCCCAATTCTAA
- the hisD gene encoding histidinol dehydrogenase, which translates to MNKIYNPKKEDWPQLLKRPTKSLADIETTVNQVFEEVQKEGDTALIKYTQKFDGILVDKFLVSESEINEALSLVSKPLKDAIGLAKQNIEIFHKAQQTGKVEVETAIGVQCWQEKRPIQKVGLYIPGGTAPLFSTILMLAVPASIAGCTEIVLCSPPNKEGRIHPAILYTAHLCGVTKIFKIGGIQAISAMTFGTETIPQVYKIFGPGNQYVTVAKQLATKYGVAIDMPAGPSELLVMADDSAKAEFVASDLLSQAEHGVDSQVILVSTSKVLLEDVEKEIEQQINDLPRKEIAQKAIDNSKLIYVESDAIAQELINEYGPEHYIICVKNEASYLENIANAGSIFIGNYTPESAGDYASGTNHTLPTNGYTKQYSGVNLDSFMKIMTFQKISKVGIKTIGEAIEIMADAEGLQAHKNAVTLRLNSLKNE; encoded by the coding sequence ATGAATAAAATATATAATCCGAAGAAAGAAGATTGGCCTCAGCTTTTAAAGCGACCTACAAAGTCCTTAGCTGATATTGAAACGACAGTGAATCAAGTTTTTGAAGAAGTGCAGAAAGAAGGTGATACGGCCCTTATAAAATACACTCAAAAATTTGATGGAATTTTAGTAGATAAATTTCTGGTTTCCGAATCTGAAATTAATGAAGCCTTAAGTCTTGTTTCAAAGCCTCTAAAAGACGCAATTGGCTTAGCTAAGCAGAATATCGAAATATTTCATAAAGCCCAGCAAACAGGTAAGGTTGAAGTGGAGACCGCTATTGGAGTTCAATGTTGGCAAGAGAAAAGGCCTATTCAAAAAGTAGGCTTATACATTCCTGGAGGAACAGCACCTTTGTTTTCCACTATTTTGATGTTGGCAGTGCCTGCAAGCATTGCGGGTTGTACCGAAATTGTACTCTGTTCGCCGCCAAATAAGGAAGGCAGGATTCATCCGGCTATTTTGTACACGGCACATTTATGTGGCGTGACTAAAATTTTTAAAATTGGGGGTATCCAAGCAATTTCAGCTATGACTTTTGGAACCGAAACAATTCCACAGGTATATAAAATTTTTGGACCAGGAAATCAATACGTCACTGTCGCAAAACAACTGGCCACAAAATATGGCGTTGCCATCGATATGCCTGCAGGGCCCAGTGAACTGCTCGTGATGGCCGACGATAGTGCTAAGGCCGAATTTGTGGCGTCAGACTTATTAAGTCAGGCGGAGCACGGCGTTGATAGTCAGGTTATATTGGTAAGTACATCTAAAGTTTTACTTGAAGATGTAGAAAAAGAAATTGAACAACAAATAAACGACTTGCCACGTAAAGAAATTGCTCAAAAAGCCATTGATAATAGTAAGTTGATTTATGTGGAAAGTGATGCGATTGCGCAGGAATTAATTAATGAGTATGGTCCTGAACATTATATTATTTGCGTAAAAAATGAGGCTTCTTATTTAGAAAATATAGCAAATGCAGGTTCTATTTTTATTGGTAATTACACCCCCGAAAGTGCAGGAGATTATGCTTCAGGTACCAATCATACCTTACCCACAAATGGCTATACGAAACAGTATAGCGGTGTTAACTTAGATAGTTTTATGAAAATTATGACTTTTCAAAAAATATCTAAAGTAGGGATTAAGACCATTGGCGAAGCTATTGAAATAATGGCAGATGCAGAGGGCTTGCAAGCACACAAAAATGCGGTTACACTACGTTTAAATAGCCTAAAGAATGAATAA
- the hisG gene encoding ATP phosphoribosyltransferase — protein MTKLRIAIQKAGRLNEESIDILKDCGISIDNGRDQLKASSRNFPMEVFYLRNGDIPQYLRDGVVDVAIIGENVLIEKGEDIIVAEKLGFSKCKVSLAVPKAMKYTSVEDFEGKRIATSYPNTVKNYLATKGVKADLHIISGSVEIAPNIGLADAICDIVSSGSTLFKNNLKEVEIMLTSEAVLAVSPKITEERKEILQKLQFRIQSVLRARQSKYVLLNAPNNRLPEVLKLLPGMRSPTVLPLAEEGWSSVHTVINKDKFWEVIDELKQVGAEGILVCPIEKMVL, from the coding sequence ATGACAAAACTTAGAATTGCAATTCAAAAAGCAGGGCGTTTAAACGAAGAATCAATTGATATTCTTAAAGACTGCGGGATCTCCATAGATAACGGTAGAGATCAATTAAAGGCATCTTCTCGAAATTTTCCTATGGAAGTTTTTTACCTCAGAAATGGAGATATTCCTCAATACTTAAGAGATGGGGTAGTAGACGTAGCCATTATTGGAGAAAATGTTTTGATAGAAAAAGGGGAAGATATAATTGTTGCAGAGAAACTTGGTTTTTCGAAGTGCAAAGTTTCTTTAGCAGTACCTAAAGCAATGAAATATACTTCTGTGGAAGATTTTGAGGGAAAACGTATTGCCACTTCCTATCCCAATACCGTTAAAAATTATTTAGCAACAAAAGGCGTAAAAGCAGATTTACATATTATTAGTGGCTCTGTAGAAATTGCACCCAATATAGGTTTAGCAGATGCCATTTGTGATATTGTTTCTAGTGGCAGTACACTTTTTAAAAATAATTTAAAGGAAGTAGAAATTATGTTGACCAGCGAAGCTGTGTTGGCAGTTTCTCCAAAAATTACAGAAGAAAGAAAAGAAATATTACAAAAATTACAATTCCGAATTCAATCTGTTTTAAGAGCCAGACAATCTAAATATGTACTATTGAATGCTCCGAACAACAGGTTGCCCGAAGTTTTAAAGTTGTTGCCAGGAATGCGTAGCCCTACAGTTTTGCCATTGGCAGAGGAAGGATGGAGTTCAGTGCACACGGTCATTAACAAAGATAAGTTTTGGGAAGTTATTGATGAATTGAAGCAAGTAGGTGCAGAGGGTATTTTGGTTTGCCCGATTGAAAAAATGGTTCTCTAA
- a CDS encoding prohibitin family protein, translated as MDKLPKIALPAVVVFIALVILISKSAVTIDSGKAGVLYKTFGGGVVTDQPPLGEGFHVVAPWNKVYIYEVRQQEVLEKMNVLSSNGLDIKLEASAWFEPVRSKLGLLHQEKGEEYIQRVLLPTIRSAARSVVGRYTPEQLYSSKRDAIQQEIFDETQKIVKDEYIQLNEILVRDVTLPPTIKDAIERKLKQEQESLEYEFRLVTAKKEAEKVTIEAQGKADANRILSASLNDQILKDKGIDATLKLSESPNSKVVIIGGGDGGMPIILGNN; from the coding sequence ATGGACAAATTGCCCAAAATTGCACTACCCGCAGTAGTTGTTTTTATCGCCTTAGTAATTTTAATTTCAAAATCAGCAGTCACAATTGATTCAGGTAAGGCTGGAGTGTTGTATAAAACTTTCGGAGGCGGTGTAGTTACAGATCAGCCACCTTTAGGAGAAGGCTTTCATGTGGTAGCACCATGGAATAAGGTATATATCTATGAAGTAAGACAACAAGAAGTATTAGAAAAAATGAATGTTTTATCTAGTAACGGATTGGATATCAAATTAGAAGCCTCTGCTTGGTTTGAGCCTGTTCGAAGTAAATTAGGACTTCTTCATCAAGAAAAAGGAGAAGAATATATTCAACGCGTATTGTTGCCAACCATTAGATCTGCGGCACGTTCCGTTGTAGGTCGTTATACACCAGAACAATTGTACTCAAGTAAAAGAGATGCTATTCAGCAAGAAATTTTTGATGAGACTCAGAAAATTGTAAAAGATGAATATATTCAATTGAATGAAATATTAGTGCGTGACGTAACGCTACCGCCAACTATTAAAGACGCTATTGAACGTAAACTAAAACAAGAACAGGAATCATTAGAATATGAATTCCGTTTGGTAACCGCTAAAAAAGAAGCTGAAAAAGTAACTATTGAGGCCCAAGGTAAAGCTGATGCTAACCGAATTCTAAGTGCCTCTTTAAATGATCAAATTTTAAAAGATAAGGGTATTGATGCTACTTTAAAGCTATCAGAATCTCCAAATTCTAAAGTTGTAATTATAGGAGGTGGCGATGGAGGAATGCCGATCATATTAGGAAACAACTAA
- the fabG gene encoding 3-oxoacyl-[acyl-carrier-protein] reductase translates to MKLLEGKNVIITGASRGIGTGIAQVFADHGANVAFTYSSSEAPAIALEKELTAKGVKAKAYKSNAASFSDSEALVASVLEDFGGVIDVLINNAGITKDNLLMRMSEEDFDSVIDINLKSVFNMTKAVQRTMLKQRKGSIINMSSVVGVKGNAGQTNYAASKAGMIGFTKSVALELGSRNIRCNAIAPGFIETEMTDKLDAKVVQGWRDGIPLKRGGSPEDIANACLFFASDLSAYVTGQVLNVDGGMLT, encoded by the coding sequence ATGAAACTATTAGAAGGTAAAAACGTCATTATAACAGGAGCAAGTAGAGGTATAGGTACAGGAATAGCACAAGTATTTGCAGATCATGGTGCAAATGTTGCATTTACTTATAGTTCTAGTGAAGCACCTGCTATAGCTTTAGAAAAAGAATTAACAGCTAAAGGAGTTAAAGCCAAAGCGTATAAAAGCAATGCGGCAAGCTTTAGCGATTCAGAAGCTTTAGTCGCTAGCGTTTTAGAAGATTTTGGTGGTGTTATTGATGTTTTAATTAACAACGCAGGAATTACTAAAGACAATTTACTAATGCGTATGTCTGAGGAAGATTTTGATTCAGTTATAGATATCAATCTAAAATCAGTTTTTAATATGACCAAGGCTGTGCAACGTACCATGTTAAAGCAGCGTAAAGGCTCCATCATTAACATGAGTAGTGTGGTGGGTGTCAAAGGAAATGCAGGGCAGACCAACTATGCAGCTTCAAAGGCGGGTATGATTGGGTTTACCAAGTCTGTCGCTTTAGAATTAGGCTCTCGTAATATCCGGTGCAATGCCATTGCTCCTGGTTTTATTGAAACAGAAATGACCGATAAGTTAGATGCGAAAGTAGTGCAAGGATGGAGAGACGGTATTCCTTTAAAAAGAGGTGGATCTCCAGAGGATATAGCAAATGCTTGTTTATTCTTTGCTTCTGATCTATCAGCCTATGTGACAGGTCAAGTTTTAAATGTTGATGGGGGCATGCTGACCTAA
- the sucD gene encoding succinate--CoA ligase subunit alpha, translating to MSVLVNKNSKIIVQGFTGSEGTFHAEQMIEYGTNIVGGVTPGKGGQEHLGRPVFNTVLEAVEKAGADTTIIFVPPAFAADAIMEAANAGIKVIITITEGIPVADMVKAANYIKGMDCRLIGPNCPGVITPGEAKVGIMPGFVFKKGTVGIVSKSGTLTYEAADQVVRQGLGITTAIGIGGDPIIGTTTKEAVELLINDPETECVVMIGEIGGQLEADAAKWYKESGSKKPIIGFIAGETAPAGRTMGHAGAIVGGSDDTAQAKKKIMRECGIHVVDSPAEIGLKVKEVMG from the coding sequence ATGAGTGTTTTAGTTAATAAAAATTCCAAAATAATTGTACAAGGTTTTACAGGAAGTGAAGGTACTTTTCATGCAGAACAAATGATCGAGTACGGCACCAACATCGTAGGAGGTGTAACCCCAGGTAAAGGCGGACAAGAACATTTAGGAAGACCAGTTTTCAATACAGTTTTAGAAGCTGTTGAAAAGGCAGGCGCTGACACCACGATTATATTTGTACCGCCAGCATTTGCTGCAGATGCGATTATGGAGGCTGCAAATGCAGGTATTAAAGTTATTATCACAATCACAGAAGGTATTCCTGTTGCAGATATGGTAAAAGCGGCCAACTATATTAAAGGTATGGATTGTCGCTTAATTGGGCCTAATTGTCCAGGTGTTATAACTCCGGGAGAAGCCAAAGTAGGTATCATGCCAGGTTTTGTTTTCAAAAAAGGAACTGTAGGTATTGTTTCAAAATCAGGAACCTTAACCTATGAAGCTGCAGACCAAGTAGTGCGTCAAGGTTTAGGGATAACAACAGCTATTGGTATTGGTGGTGATCCAATTATTGGAACAACAACAAAAGAAGCGGTTGAATTATTAATCAATGACCCTGAAACTGAATGTGTGGTGATGATTGGTGAAATTGGCGGTCAATTAGAAGCTGATGCTGCAAAATGGTACAAAGAAAGTGGAAGTAAAAAACCTATTATAGGGTTTATAGCTGGTGAAACAGCTCCTGCTGGTAGAACAATGGGGCATGCTGGTGCTATTGTTGGTGGTAGTGATGACACGGCACAAGCTAAAAAGAAAATCATGAGAGAATGTGGTATTCACGTCGTAGATTCTCCTGCTGAAATAGGATTGAAAGTAAAAGAAGTGATGGGGTAA
- a CDS encoding UDP-3-O-(3-hydroxymyristoyl)glucosamine N-acyltransferase translates to MKFPIPYSLGQIASIIQSEFIGHEDFKVLGMNEIHVVEAGDIVFVDHPKYYDKALSSKATTILINKKVACPVGKALLISDDPFRDFNKLTNFFKPFEKSLLPIAASAKIGKNTIIQPGCFIGNNVVIGDNCLIHANVSIYDNCIIGNHVTIHAGTVIGADAFYYKNRLEGFDKLISGGRVVIEDHVDIGALCTIDKGVTGDTTIQQGAKIDNQVQIGHDTVIGKKCLIASQAGIAGCVIVEDEVTLWGQVGVTSAITIGKKAVVLAQSGISKSLEGGKTYFGSPAEEAREKLKQLAHVKRIPEILKKIEK, encoded by the coding sequence ATGAAATTTCCAATTCCATATTCCCTAGGCCAAATTGCGAGCATCATTCAATCGGAATTTATCGGCCATGAAGATTTTAAAGTTTTGGGCATGAATGAAATTCATGTGGTGGAAGCGGGTGATATTGTATTTGTAGATCATCCAAAATACTATGATAAAGCGCTAAGCTCGAAGGCCACAACTATTTTAATCAATAAAAAAGTAGCCTGTCCAGTAGGAAAGGCTTTGTTGATTTCTGATGATCCCTTTCGCGATTTTAATAAGCTGACGAATTTCTTTAAACCCTTTGAGAAGTCTCTTTTACCCATAGCAGCTTCAGCTAAAATTGGTAAAAATACCATTATCCAACCTGGTTGTTTTATTGGAAATAATGTAGTGATTGGGGATAATTGCCTGATACATGCGAACGTGTCTATTTATGACAATTGTATCATCGGAAATCACGTAACCATACATGCGGGAACGGTTATAGGCGCTGATGCCTTTTACTATAAAAATCGTTTGGAAGGTTTTGATAAATTAATTTCAGGAGGTAGGGTAGTGATTGAAGACCATGTTGATATTGGTGCCCTGTGTACCATAGACAAAGGGGTTACAGGGGATACCACCATACAACAAGGAGCAAAAATAGACAATCAAGTACAAATTGGACACGATACCGTTATCGGCAAAAAATGTTTAATTGCCTCACAAGCGGGGATAGCTGGTTGTGTTATTGTAGAAGATGAGGTTACCCTATGGGGGCAAGTAGGCGTTACGAGTGCCATAACCATCGGAAAAAAAGCAGTGGTATTAGCCCAATCTGGCATATCAAAATCTTTAGAAGGGGGAAAAACGTATTTCGGCAGTCCGGCTGAGGAAGCAAGGGAAAAACTAAAACAATTAGCCCACGTAAAAAGAATACCAGAAATTTTAAAAAAAATTGAAAAGTAA
- the efp gene encoding elongation factor P, giving the protein MASTSDIRKGLCIRYNNDIFKIIEFLHVKPGKGPAFVRTKLKSVTTGKVLDNTFSGGSKIEDVRVETRSYQYLYPEGDTYHFMNTDDYNQITLQESALDAPNLLKEGTIVTVLFNTEDAMPLSVDMPASIVLEVTYTEPGVKGNTATNATKPAKVETGAEVNVPLFINEGDKIKIDTATCSYMERVKE; this is encoded by the coding sequence ATGGCATCAACATCAGATATTAGAAAAGGATTATGTATACGTTACAATAACGATATTTTTAAAATTATTGAATTTCTGCACGTTAAGCCAGGAAAAGGCCCTGCTTTTGTAAGAACAAAATTAAAGAGTGTAACTACAGGTAAAGTCTTAGACAACACCTTTTCTGGAGGTAGTAAAATTGAAGATGTTAGGGTAGAAACACGTTCATACCAATACCTTTATCCTGAGGGTGACACGTATCATTTTATGAATACGGACGATTATAATCAAATTACATTACAGGAAAGTGCCTTAGACGCACCAAATTTATTAAAAGAAGGTACTATCGTAACGGTACTCTTTAATACGGAAGATGCTATGCCCTTATCTGTGGATATGCCGGCAAGTATTGTGTTAGAAGTAACCTATACAGAACCAGGTGTAAAAGGGAATACGGCCACAAATGCTACAAAACCTGCAAAAGTAGAAACCGGTGCAGAGGTAAACGTACCTTTGTTTATTAATGAGGGTGATAAAATTAAAATAGATACAGCAACTTGTTCTTACATGGAAAGAGTGAAAGAGTAA
- the lpxA gene encoding acyl-ACP--UDP-N-acetylglucosamine O-acyltransferase, whose protein sequence is MNQPLAYIHPGAKIAKNVVVEPFTTIHNNVIIGDGTWIGSNVTIMEGARIGKNCNIFPGAVISAPPQDLKYEGEETTVIIGDGTTIRECATIHKGTSDRMKTVIGKNCLIMAYCHVAHDCLVGDNCIFSNNSTLAGHVTIGDNVILAGLVAVHQFVSIGQHAFVTGGSLVRKDVPPYVKAAREPLSYVGINSVGLRRRGFTSEKIREVQNIYRILYQKNYNNSQAVQIIEAEMEATPERDEILQFIRDSQRGIMKGYFSTN, encoded by the coding sequence ATGAATCAACCACTTGCATATATTCACCCAGGAGCCAAAATTGCTAAAAACGTTGTTGTGGAACCTTTTACGACGATCCATAATAACGTAATCATAGGCGACGGAACTTGGATTGGTTCTAACGTGACCATCATGGAAGGCGCTAGAATTGGTAAAAATTGCAACATTTTTCCAGGTGCCGTAATTTCTGCACCTCCTCAAGATTTAAAGTACGAGGGTGAAGAAACGACTGTAATTATTGGCGATGGCACAACGATCAGAGAGTGTGCTACCATACATAAAGGAACTTCAGACCGCATGAAAACCGTGATTGGCAAAAACTGCTTAATTATGGCGTATTGCCATGTGGCTCATGATTGTTTAGTAGGAGATAATTGTATTTTTTCTAACAATTCTACCTTGGCAGGTCATGTGACTATTGGAGACAATGTTATTTTAGCAGGCTTGGTCGCTGTGCATCAATTTGTATCTATTGGGCAGCATGCTTTTGTTACGGGAGGTTCTTTAGTGCGTAAAGACGTGCCACCTTATGTAAAAGCAGCGAGAGAACCACTGTCCTATGTAGGGATAAACTCCGTTGGCTTAAGAAGACGCGGTTTTACTTCAGAAAAAATAAGAGAAGTTCAAAATATTTACAGAATTCTATACCAGAAAAACTACAACAATTCGCAAGCAGTGCAAATTATTGAGGCTGAAATGGAGGCTACACCGGAACGTGATGAAATTCTTCAGTTTATCAGAGATTCACAACGCGGTATTATGAAAGGCTATTTTAGTACCAATTGA